Proteins encoded by one window of Anopheles maculipalpis chromosome 2RL, idAnoMacuDA_375_x, whole genome shotgun sequence:
- the LOC126567260 gene encoding uncharacterized protein LOC126567260, with translation MLTLLAQVEQCLNSRPITPLSDEPSDLEPLTPGHFLVGGNLQAVPIIDYTETPSNYLREYQLVQKHLQTIWARWYPEYLQQLQARAKYCNGKSAVLKENTLVIIKEDNVHPTSWPMGRIVAVHPGKDDVVRVVTLRTASGKQIVRAANRLAVLPNPD, from the coding sequence atgcttaCCCTACTTGCCCAGGTAGAGCAATGTTTGAATTCGCGACCAATTACACCTCTATCCGATGAGCCGTCGGACTTGGAACCATTGACACCGGGACACTTCCTCGTCGGTGGCAATCTGCAAGCGGTACCAATCATCGATTATACCGAGACACCGAGCAACTATTTGAGGGAATACCAGTTGGTACAAAAACATCTGCAAACCATTTGGGCTCGATGGTATCCGGAGTACCTGCAGCAGTTACAAGCTCGAGCCAAATATTGCAACGGGAAATCAGCGGTTCTGAAAGAAAATACACTGGTGATTATTAAGGAAGACAATGTACATCCTACCTCGTGGCCGATGGGGCGCATCGTTGCAGTACACCCTGGAAAGGACGATGTTGTTCGCGTCGTTACACTGCGCACTGCTTCAGGGAAGCAAATCGTCCGCGCAGCTAATCGTCTGGCAGTTTTGCCTAATCCGGAC